One genomic region from Candidatus Binataceae bacterium encodes:
- a CDS encoding helix-turn-helix domain-containing protein, with product ALLADTDWYGAVFQVAGQCALTQNEHTVQIGVGDVGLMDGSRLSMRLFESGSQWLSIYLPRQSLISHLGFEPQTCLCARGGTVAARVLRQLVLDGVGGEESTAAPPCPYMRLALYDLLGSLFAPSDPGPVSRHADRLFARIRRVINDRCADPDFGPAQVAAETGISLRYVQKLLTARGCTCSELVYSIRLDHAARLLARRTSHATGQHLSEIAYASGFRDYTHFARRFRDRFGHTPGAHLEGSVLLGPG from the coding sequence ATGCTCTCCTCGCTGACACGGATTGGTACGGTGCAGTATTTCAGGTCGCTGGCCAGTGCGCGCTGACCCAGAACGAGCACACTGTGCAAATCGGAGTGGGAGATGTTGGACTCATGGATGGGTCGCGGCTCTCGATGCGCTTATTTGAGAGCGGTTCGCAGTGGCTGTCTATTTATCTGCCGCGCCAGTCGCTCATTTCCCATCTCGGATTCGAGCCGCAGACTTGTTTATGTGCGCGCGGCGGAACCGTAGCAGCGCGCGTCCTCCGTCAGCTCGTTCTCGACGGTGTCGGAGGCGAAGAATCCACCGCCGCGCCGCCCTGCCCGTACATGCGGCTCGCCCTCTACGACCTCCTTGGCTCCCTATTTGCGCCCTCTGATCCGGGGCCCGTCTCTCGCCATGCGGATAGACTGTTCGCCCGCATCCGTCGCGTCATAAACGATCGCTGTGCCGATCCGGACTTCGGTCCTGCTCAGGTGGCAGCAGAAACGGGGATTTCGCTGCGCTACGTCCAGAAGCTCTTGACGGCGCGCGGCTGCACATGCAGCGAATTGGTCTATTCCATTCGTTTGGACCACGCCGCGCGCCTGCTGGCACGCCGGACGTCGCACGCTACAGGTCAGCATCTCAGCGAAATCGCGTACGCCAGTGGCTTTCGCGACTATACCCATTTCGCAAGAAGATTCCGGGATCGGTTTGGTCACACACCGGGCGCCCACCTGGAGGGAAGCGTGCTACTGGGACCCGGATAG